The genomic segment GACTGAACTTGAGCAATTACTGGCCTTTCTGCGCAGTCACGACCTGATCACCGCGACCGATCCGCAGCAGCGCGCCAGCTACAGCCTGAAAGCCGCTGCTCAGCGGCGCAGCCTGTGGCAAATTCTGCTGCATCAATACCTGTTTTTCCGCATTCCGCTGTGGCGCCCCGACGCCTTTCTCAATCGCGCCTGGCCGTGGCTGGAGCGCTTCGGCCCGCGAGCGCTGCGCTACGGTTTGCCGGCCACCCTGGCGTTGGGGGTGTTTCTGGTGTCGCGGGACTGGCAGCGCTTTGTCGCGACGTTCCCGCATTTGTTCAGCCTGGGCGGTGCCTTGTCCTTCGGCGTGGCACTGTTCTTCGCCAAGCTGTGCCATGAGTTCGGCCATGCATTCATGGCCAAGCGCGCCGGGTGCCGGGTACAGAGCATGGGCGTGGCGTTCATGGTGATGCTGCCGATGTTCTACACCGACGTCAGCGACGCCTGGCGGGTCAATGATCGCCGCGCCCGGCTGCTGATCGGTGCCGGTGGCGTGTTGGCCGAACTGCTGCTGGCGTGCATTGCGCTGCTGGCCTGGTCACTGCTGCCGGACGGACCGGCGCGCACGGCGGCGTTTATGCTAGCCAGTGCGACGTGGATCACCACGCTGGTGATCAACCTCAATCCGTTCATGCGTTTTGACGGCTACTTTTTGCTCAGCGATTTTCTTGAAGTGGACAACCTTCAAGGCCGCGCCTTTGCCCTGTGTCGCTGGCGTCTGCGCGAGTTTTTGTTCGGTTACGGTGAACCTGCACCGGAGCCGTGGTCGCCGAAGATGCAGCGGCGTTTGTTGATGTGGGGGTATGGCTCATGGCTGTGGCGTGCGGTGTTGTTTTTCGGGATCGCGCTGGCGGTCTATCACCTGTTCTTCAAGGTATTGGGGATTTTCCTGATGCTGGTGGAGCTGGTGTGGTTCATTTTTCTGCCGATCATGAGTGAATGGCGCCAGTGGTGGACCCGCCGGGAACAGGCCCACGGGCCGCGAGTATTGCTCAGTGGCCTGGCGTTGCTTGGCGTGGTGCTGGTGCTGGTGTTGCCATGGCGCAGCGCGGTCGAGTTGCCGACGATGCTCGAGGCTGGCCGCGCCAGTGCCTTGCACGCGCCCGTGGCGTC from the Pseudomonas sp. N3-W genome contains:
- a CDS encoding biotin/lipoyl-binding protein — its product is MALPSLRADLQLSAAAPALDGSPRWTLADPVRGRYFKLGAAAMRLLRHWSLGDPEQVLRAANREPGLPLDGTELEQLLAFLRSHDLITATDPQQRASYSLKAAAQRRSLWQILLHQYLFFRIPLWRPDAFLNRAWPWLERFGPRALRYGLPATLALGVFLVSRDWQRFVATFPHLFSLGGALSFGVALFFAKLCHEFGHAFMAKRAGCRVQSMGVAFMVMLPMFYTDVSDAWRVNDRRARLLIGAGGVLAELLLACIALLAWSLLPDGPARTAAFMLASATWITTLVINLNPFMRFDGYFLLSDFLEVDNLQGRAFALCRWRLREFLFGYGEPAPEPWSPKMQRRLLMWGYGSWLWRAVLFFGIALAVYHLFFKVLGIFLMLVELVWFIFLPIMSEWRQWWTRREQAHGPRVLLSGLALLGVVLVLVLPWRSAVELPTMLEAGRASALHAPVASRVKSVNVHDGQVVAEGDVLIELESPDLDSRQVIVRQEIQIQQLQMRRQAGRSETAADANIVEQRLAEAVAEYRGLAAQRERLLLRAPHAGKVRDLLPQLVPGRWLATKDALARVVEDGARLRGYLAEADLWRVAPGAHGRFIADDPMHPAVAVQLTEIDTNGASYVDQEALTSDHHGPIAVRRDQSQRPEPVQAQYGARLSLLDSAPTPMQPLRGIVVLQGRGESILGTAWRRMAALGVRESGF